In Paraburkholderia flava, one genomic interval encodes:
- the lepB gene encoding signal peptidase I, with amino-acid sequence MRMLARLWREYRSLVAFLVLMVLFRSAVADWNVVPSGSMLPTIREGDRIFVDKMAYDLRVPLTHIAIAHLHDPHRGDIVTIDSSTAHDLIVKRLIGLPGDRVALRDNVLYVNGARASYQPMTVGPLPGDTDSPGDYYVERFGGVAHAVRLSEYAPSPRRTFGPVTVPPGEYLMLGDNRDDSADSRYFGFFPRKELMGRTRRVAFSLDPDHFYKPRFDRFGVALDAAAVNVPLASR; translated from the coding sequence ATGCGCATGCTGGCCCGACTGTGGCGCGAGTACCGGAGTCTCGTCGCTTTTCTCGTCCTGATGGTGTTGTTTCGCAGCGCGGTGGCCGACTGGAACGTCGTGCCGAGCGGTTCGATGCTGCCGACCATTCGCGAAGGCGACCGCATTTTCGTCGACAAGATGGCCTACGATCTGCGCGTGCCGCTGACGCACATCGCGATCGCGCATCTGCACGATCCGCATCGCGGCGACATCGTAACGATCGATTCGTCGACGGCACACGATCTGATCGTCAAGCGGCTGATCGGTTTGCCAGGAGACCGCGTCGCGCTGCGCGACAACGTGCTGTATGTGAACGGTGCGCGCGCGAGTTATCAACCGATGACGGTCGGCCCGCTCCCCGGCGACACGGACTCGCCCGGCGATTACTACGTCGAGCGTTTCGGCGGCGTCGCGCATGCGGTGCGTCTGTCCGAATACGCGCCGAGCCCGCGCCGGACGTTCGGCCCGGTGACGGTGCCGCCGGGCGAGTATCTGATGCTCGGCGACAACCGCGACGACAGCGCGGATTCACGTTACTTCGGTTTCTTTCCGCGCAAAGAGCTGATGGGCCGGACGCGCCGTGTCGCGTTCTCGCTCGATCCGGATCACTTCTACAAGCCGCGTTTCGATCGCTTCGGGGTGGCGCTCGATGCGGCGGCGGTGAATGTGCCGCTGGCGTCGCGATGA
- a CDS encoding Gfo/Idh/MocA family protein, with the protein MTDTTVIRWGIVGAGRIARRFADSLAHVPHARLASVWSRRTESTTAFAEATGGAACDSFAALLASGIDAVYIATMQDSHAAYAIAALEAGCHVLCEKPATVNRAQLERVVATARRRGLLFMEAMKPPFYPLYRQLREHLARDPIGVPGLVRAGCSVPGVPADHPSLSFEHAGGALLDIGIYEIFLAVDWLGAPLDVQTLGRVGLTGVDTFASLNCRHEHGIAQLFCGLDLHGRGDALIMAPGGHVTIHENWWNPARATIRYKGGRVVELDAPFDGGGLNYETAHFCELIRAGANESPVMTHALSLQMIEMADAARAALGVRFAADEEERGSGAA; encoded by the coding sequence ATGACCGATACGACCGTCATCCGCTGGGGGATCGTCGGCGCCGGACGCATTGCGCGCCGGTTTGCCGATAGCCTCGCGCACGTGCCGCACGCACGGCTCGCCTCCGTGTGGTCGCGCCGCACGGAATCGACGACCGCCTTCGCGGAAGCGACCGGCGGCGCAGCCTGCGACAGCTTCGCGGCGCTGCTCGCGAGCGGCATCGATGCCGTCTATATCGCGACGATGCAGGACAGCCACGCGGCGTACGCAATCGCGGCGCTCGAAGCGGGTTGCCACGTGCTGTGCGAGAAGCCGGCGACCGTGAATCGCGCGCAGCTCGAACGCGTCGTCGCGACCGCGCGCCGCAGGGGCCTTCTGTTCATGGAAGCGATGAAGCCGCCGTTCTATCCGCTGTATCGACAGTTACGCGAGCATCTCGCACGCGATCCGATCGGCGTGCCGGGCCTCGTGCGCGCGGGCTGCTCGGTGCCGGGCGTGCCGGCGGATCATCCGTCGCTGTCGTTCGAGCATGCGGGCGGCGCGCTGCTCGATATTGGTATCTACGAGATTTTTCTTGCAGTCGACTGGCTCGGTGCGCCGCTCGACGTGCAGACCTTGGGCCGCGTCGGGCTGACCGGCGTCGATACGTTTGCGAGTCTGAACTGCCGGCACGAACATGGCATCGCGCAACTGTTCTGCGGACTCGATCTGCATGGTCGCGGCGATGCACTGATCATGGCGCCCGGCGGCCACGTGACGATCCACGAAAACTGGTGGAACCCGGCTCGCGCGACGATCCGTTATAAGGGCGGCCGGGTCGTCGAACTCGACGCGCCGTTCGACGGCGGCGGCCTCAACTACGAGACCGCGCATTTCTGCGAACTGATCCGCGCGGGCGCGAACGAAAGCCCGGTGATGACGCATGCGCTGTCGCTGCAGATGATCGAGATGGCCGATGCGGCGCGCGCGGCTTTGGGGGTGCGGTTTGCGGCGGATGAAGAGGAACGCGGGTCTGGTGCTGCCTGA
- a CDS encoding FadR/GntR family transcriptional regulator has product MEQGNKERSLVSKVMDGLVTGIVEEKYGAVLPPQDILSKEFDVSRTVMREALSMLLARDMLDVRPKIGTRIRPMHDWRMIDEDVVNWRFRAKPDPMFLRDVIEFRILIEPRASAQAAARGSAVDIAAIRDAYDALCAIRPGEPGYQVADELLHTRIVVASGNQFFKQMAAIIRGALTAVNPIINQKDSVWEAVKRTHGRVVEAIERRDPKEAEAASLALIDYTVEEVGNAFAVDPPHR; this is encoded by the coding sequence ATGGAACAGGGCAACAAGGAACGGTCACTGGTCAGCAAGGTGATGGACGGTCTCGTCACGGGGATCGTCGAGGAGAAGTATGGAGCGGTGCTGCCGCCCCAGGACATCCTGTCCAAAGAGTTCGACGTGAGCCGCACGGTGATGCGCGAGGCGCTGTCGATGCTGCTCGCGCGCGATATGCTCGACGTGCGGCCGAAGATCGGCACGCGCATCCGGCCGATGCACGACTGGCGGATGATCGATGAGGACGTGGTCAACTGGCGCTTTCGCGCGAAGCCTGACCCGATGTTCCTGCGCGACGTGATCGAGTTTCGCATCCTGATCGAACCGCGCGCCTCCGCGCAGGCCGCCGCGCGCGGCAGCGCGGTGGACATCGCGGCGATCCGCGACGCGTACGACGCGCTGTGCGCGATCCGGCCCGGCGAGCCCGGCTACCAGGTCGCCGACGAACTGCTGCACACGCGCATCGTCGTCGCGAGCGGCAACCAGTTCTTCAAGCAGATGGCGGCGATTATTCGCGGCGCGCTGACGGCGGTGAACCCGATCATCAACCAGAAGGACAGCGTGTGGGAGGCCGTGAAGCGCACGCACGGACGCGTCGTCGAAGCGATCGAGCGGCGCGATCCGAAAGAGGCTGAGGCGGCTTCGCTTGCGCTGATCGATTACACCGTCGAAGAAGTCGGCAACGCGTTCGCCGTGGATCCGCCGCATCGTTGA
- a CDS encoding flavin reductase family protein, whose translation MDARVATASDVQGAAGSAGVFAGGAIAVAAVSAGALPVAAESASASAAASFDERRFRHALGRFATGVVVISAGSGDTLHAMTANAFMSGSLKPPLIVVSVGHRARMHERLMRATSFGVSVLSHAQEPHSRHFAGEPQTRFGQHLAPRFATVDGMPDVALLEHAVARFAARVVDRHPCGDHTLFVGEVRMFSLDEHAPLVFFGGRYGSVA comes from the coding sequence ATGGACGCACGGGTGGCGACGGCAAGTGATGTGCAGGGCGCTGCGGGCTCGGCGGGCGTGTTCGCCGGTGGGGCGATTGCGGTTGCTGCGGTGAGCGCCGGCGCGTTGCCGGTTGCCGCTGAAAGCGCTTCCGCTTCCGCTGCCGCATCGTTCGACGAACGCCGTTTTCGTCACGCGCTCGGGCGCTTCGCTACCGGGGTCGTCGTGATCTCGGCGGGCAGCGGCGACACACTGCACGCGATGACTGCGAACGCGTTCATGTCCGGGTCGCTGAAGCCGCCGCTGATCGTCGTGTCGGTCGGTCATCGCGCCCGGATGCACGAACGGCTGATGCGCGCGACGAGCTTCGGCGTGAGCGTGCTGTCGCATGCGCAGGAGCCGCACAGCCGGCACTTCGCCGGCGAGCCGCAGACGCGCTTCGGGCAGCATCTCGCACCGCGCTTCGCGACCGTCGACGGGATGCCCGACGTCGCGCTGCTCGAACACGCGGTCGCGCGTTTCGCGGCGCGGGTGGTCGACCGGCATCCGTGCGGCGACCACACGTTGTTCGTTGGTGAGGTGCGGATGTTTTCGCTCGACGAACATGCGCCGCTGGTTTTTTTCGGTGGCCGTTACGGGTCGGTCGCGTAG
- a CDS encoding mannose-1-phosphate guanylyltransferase/mannose-6-phosphate isomerase produces MNRIAEPCFPATDALSAAASVVVQPVILAGGSGTRLWPLSRERSPKQLIGLLDDESLLEATVARVRDAFAASSTLDTPVAPALRAPLVICSEDLHLLTAERLALCDARARLVLEPAPRNTAPALTVAALAARATNATDAADDPVLIVMPADHLIADTDAFRAALMQAVAHAAHGAIVALGVPPTHPETGYGYIRTGEPMDAHGTDGARRIGRFVEKPDAELATRYVASGDYWWNSGVFVVRASVWLAAIAQCRPTIASACNASFSAARADRDGTMHLDRAAFAGCPSDSIDYAVMERIGGDGLEGLKGVVVPLVAGWSDVGAWDAVWQVSAKDAAGNVARGPVLFEGTTDSFVHSDGRLVACVGVAGVVVVETADAVLVAARDRVQDVKAIVGRLKAEQRPEAQDHRKVRRPWGYYDSLENGERFQVKRIVVKPGGRLSLQMHHHRAEHWVVVRGTARVTRGDETFLLTENQSTYIPLGVTHRLENPGKTPLEIIEVQSGSYLGEDDIVRFDDQYGRVKETDDGRTGGDGK; encoded by the coding sequence ATGAACCGCATTGCCGAACCTTGTTTCCCCGCGACCGACGCGCTATCCGCTGCGGCGTCGGTCGTCGTGCAGCCTGTCATTCTCGCGGGCGGCTCGGGGACGCGGCTGTGGCCGCTGTCGCGCGAGCGCAGCCCGAAGCAGTTGATCGGTCTGCTCGACGATGAGTCGCTGCTCGAAGCGACGGTCGCGCGGGTGCGCGATGCGTTTGCTGCTTCGTCGACGTTGGACACGCCGGTCGCGCCTGCGTTACGTGCACCGCTCGTGATCTGCAGCGAAGACCTGCATCTGCTGACCGCCGAACGTCTCGCACTGTGCGATGCCCGCGCGCGGCTCGTGCTCGAACCGGCGCCACGCAACACTGCGCCGGCGTTGACGGTGGCGGCGCTTGCCGCACGCGCGACAAACGCTACCGACGCCGCTGACGACCCCGTACTGATCGTAATGCCCGCCGATCACCTGATCGCCGACACTGACGCATTCCGCGCGGCGCTGATGCAGGCGGTCGCGCACGCGGCGCATGGCGCGATCGTCGCGCTCGGTGTGCCGCCGACGCATCCGGAAACCGGCTACGGCTACATCCGCACCGGCGAGCCGATGGACGCTCACGGTACCGATGGCGCGCGCCGCATCGGCCGCTTCGTCGAGAAGCCGGATGCCGAACTCGCGACGCGCTACGTCGCATCCGGCGACTACTGGTGGAACAGCGGCGTGTTCGTCGTGCGTGCATCGGTGTGGCTCGCGGCGATCGCGCAGTGCCGACCGACGATCGCGAGTGCATGCAACGCATCGTTCAGCGCGGCGCGCGCGGATCGCGACGGCACGATGCATCTGGATCGCGCGGCGTTCGCCGGATGCCCGTCCGATTCGATCGACTATGCGGTGATGGAGCGTATCGGTGGCGATGGGCTCGAAGGACTGAAGGGCGTCGTCGTGCCGCTGGTTGCGGGCTGGTCCGATGTCGGTGCTTGGGATGCGGTGTGGCAGGTGTCGGCGAAGGACGCGGCGGGCAACGTCGCGCGCGGTCCGGTGCTGTTCGAAGGTACGACCGACAGCTTCGTGCATTCGGACGGACGACTGGTTGCATGCGTGGGCGTCGCCGGTGTCGTGGTGGTCGAGACCGCGGACGCGGTGCTCGTCGCCGCGCGCGATCGCGTGCAGGACGTGAAGGCGATCGTCGGTCGGCTGAAGGCGGAGCAGCGACCCGAAGCGCAGGATCATCGCAAGGTCCGGCGGCCGTGGGGCTACTACGATTCGCTCGAGAACGGGGAGCGCTTCCAGGTGAAGCGCATCGTCGTGAAACCGGGTGGCCGGCTGTCGCTGCAGATGCACCATCATCGCGCCGAGCACTGGGTCGTCGTGCGCGGCACCGCGCGCGTCACGCGCGGCGACGAGACTTTTCTGCTCACTGAGAACCAGTCCACCTACATTCCGCTCGGCGTCACGCACCGGCTCGAAAATCCGGGCAAGACGCCGCTCGAAATCATCGAAGTGCAATCGGGCAGCTACCTCGGCGAGGACGACATCGTGCGCTTCGACGATCAGTACGGCCGCGTGAAGGAGACCGACGATGGACGCACGGGTGGCGACGGCAAGTGA
- a CDS encoding serine aminopeptidase domain-containing protein produces the protein MKSVVFDDCFGWLHPVDECSGWLHPVDGDHGIVLCNPFGYDALCTHRGWRRLAERLAATGMPVLRFDYLGTGDSAGFEDDPQRVDAWLDSIAAAVRRLREWTGVRRVSLVGLRLGATLAALAAERIGDIDGLVLLAPAIVGRNYLRELRAHRQSWLSTPAGMNADPISEQDGYVEAFGFGLYGDDIARLAAIDLRTDTSAPAARVLLLEANDRSRNGALATHYAAHGVAVDRQTFDEYDRFMIEALYSEEPVDAFARLTEWLASGGAAVAAERAPSLEQTDEPTDEPMLELPAQGALEHPVAFGPYFGIYCEPATPRADAPAVLFFNTGASHHIGDGRIFVLFARRLAALGITSLRMDLGGLGDATPTMDQVTLDTIYSEQACRDAAAGADWLVARGHASVATVGVCGGAFVGLHASALQPRIVGAYCVNLQKFIWDGATREPGEHQFASSKVYWHAAWKPRKWLRALRGDSHPLRIAAVLARRAATSAWLGVTGWLEQRTGRPLVANEVRTLVRTIHAKGVQLRLVYGAYDVGLDEARVQFGPQLGALRRYPRIRAATLPKLDHALFTRPAREVAMADAERWLFDEVMSNQSGVSARGLRDALAASALAGVSAASDASAAAVQWFDRVSP, from the coding sequence ATGAAATCTGTCGTCTTCGACGACTGTTTTGGATGGCTGCACCCCGTCGACGAGTGCTCTGGATGGCTGCATCCCGTCGATGGGGATCACGGGATCGTGCTGTGCAATCCGTTCGGCTATGACGCGCTGTGCACGCATCGCGGCTGGCGTCGGCTCGCCGAGCGGCTCGCGGCAACCGGCATGCCGGTGCTGCGCTTCGACTATCTGGGCACCGGCGATTCGGCCGGCTTCGAGGACGATCCGCAACGGGTCGATGCATGGCTCGACAGCATCGCGGCGGCGGTGCGCAGGCTGCGCGAATGGACGGGTGTGCGGCGCGTGTCGCTCGTCGGGCTACGGCTCGGGGCGACGCTCGCGGCGCTTGCCGCTGAACGTATCGGCGATATCGACGGGTTGGTGCTGCTCGCACCGGCGATCGTCGGACGTAATTATCTGCGCGAATTGCGCGCGCATCGGCAGAGCTGGCTCAGTACACCGGCCGGAATGAATGCCGATCCGATCAGCGAACAGGACGGCTATGTCGAAGCGTTCGGCTTCGGCCTTTACGGCGACGACATCGCACGGCTCGCCGCGATCGATCTGCGTACCGATACGTCCGCGCCGGCCGCGCGCGTGTTGCTGCTGGAAGCCAACGATCGCAGCCGCAACGGCGCGCTTGCCACGCATTACGCGGCGCATGGCGTTGCAGTGGACCGGCAGACTTTCGACGAATACGACCGCTTCATGATCGAAGCGCTTTACAGCGAGGAACCTGTCGATGCATTCGCGCGCTTGACTGAATGGCTCGCGAGCGGTGGTGCAGCGGTGGCTGCTGAACGCGCGCCGTCGCTTGAACAGACCGATGAGCCCACCGACGAGCCCATGCTCGAACTGCCCGCGCAAGGCGCGCTCGAACATCCGGTCGCGTTCGGTCCGTACTTCGGGATCTATTGCGAGCCCGCGACGCCGCGTGCCGACGCGCCCGCCGTGCTGTTCTTTAACACCGGCGCGAGTCATCACATCGGCGATGGACGCATTTTCGTGCTGTTCGCGCGACGTCTCGCGGCGCTCGGCATCACATCGCTGCGGATGGACCTGGGTGGCCTCGGCGACGCGACGCCGACCATGGATCAGGTCACGCTCGACACGATCTACTCGGAGCAGGCATGCCGTGATGCAGCCGCAGGCGCGGACTGGCTCGTCGCGCGCGGGCACGCGAGCGTCGCGACGGTCGGCGTGTGCGGCGGCGCGTTCGTCGGTCTGCATGCGAGCGCGTTGCAGCCGCGGATCGTCGGCGCGTATTGCGTGAATCTGCAGAAATTTATCTGGGACGGTGCGACACGCGAGCCGGGCGAGCATCAGTTCGCGTCGTCGAAAGTTTACTGGCATGCCGCATGGAAGCCGCGCAAGTGGCTGCGCGCGCTGCGCGGTGACAGTCATCCGCTGCGGATCGCGGCGGTGCTCGCGCGACGCGCGGCGACGAGCGCGTGGCTCGGCGTGACCGGCTGGCTCGAACAGCGTACCGGCCGGCCTCTGGTCGCTAACGAGGTACGCACGCTGGTGCGCACGATTCACGCGAAGGGCGTGCAACTGCGTCTCGTGTACGGCGCGTACGACGTCGGGCTCGACGAGGCGCGCGTGCAGTTCGGTCCGCAGCTTGGTGCATTGCGACGCTATCCGCGGATTCGCGCGGCGACGTTGCCGAAGCTCGATCACGCGCTGTTCACACGGCCCGCACGCGAAGTCGCGATGGCCGACGCGGAGCGCTGGCTGTTCGACGAAGTGATGAGCAATCAATCCGGCGTGTCGGCACGCGGGCTGCGCGATGCGTTAGCGGCGTCCGCGCTGGCGGGTGTATCGGCGGCTTCCGATGCGTCCGCGGCTGCGGTGCAGTGGTTCGATCGCGTCAGTCCTTAA
- a CDS encoding oligosaccharide flippase family protein, which translates to MEKRIVKNIAINFAGSVVPVFISLVTVPAYLHLMGIERYGVLNLVWALIGYFSVLELGTSIATENSIARARDSTDGSIERIFWSACSLNFVSGVIGGAIIYFAAYVYVTHGTKVDPQFQREVLASLPWIAAAVPLANVTWVFAGAITAVERFGSFNASQTLGTLLFQLLPLGAIWCFSPSLAVVIPAAVCARIIAGVLLGVATFRALHIRRVRKPDWPTIVALFRYGRWQLLFSGAGMIAQTLDRVLIGAMLGARFVAYYVTPQNLVTRLNILPGAMLRTLFPRLSASTREDADELARNALALLNGVFTPCVIVAMFALQPFLHLWLGEHMATMSSPFGRVLIVGVWLAGQSSILGILIQAQSHPAQVARVSWVLLPFFAGALWLAIHLFGVMGAAVVVVIKSLCDYAAFLYFAKLHLRTIAGNMLAHIAFLVVAVALASELTRLPSIIAAAWVLVVANLAWSLYESAMLRDLLRRVWGRLALRAG; encoded by the coding sequence ATGGAAAAACGCATCGTCAAGAACATCGCCATCAACTTTGCCGGCTCGGTCGTGCCGGTCTTCATTTCGCTCGTGACTGTCCCTGCGTATCTGCACTTGATGGGTATCGAACGGTATGGCGTGCTCAATCTCGTGTGGGCGTTGATCGGCTATTTCAGCGTGCTCGAACTGGGCACCAGCATCGCCACCGAAAACTCGATCGCCCGCGCGCGCGACTCCACCGACGGTTCCATTGAACGCATTTTCTGGAGCGCGTGTTCGCTGAATTTCGTGAGCGGCGTGATCGGCGGCGCGATCATCTATTTCGCCGCGTACGTGTATGTGACGCACGGCACGAAGGTCGATCCGCAGTTTCAGCGCGAGGTACTCGCGAGCCTGCCGTGGATCGCGGCGGCCGTGCCGCTCGCAAACGTCACGTGGGTGTTCGCGGGCGCGATCACCGCAGTCGAGCGTTTCGGGAGCTTCAACGCGAGCCAGACGCTCGGCACGCTGCTATTCCAGCTGCTGCCGCTCGGCGCGATCTGGTGCTTCTCGCCGTCGCTCGCGGTCGTGATTCCGGCCGCCGTGTGCGCGCGGATCATCGCGGGCGTGCTGCTCGGCGTCGCGACATTCCGCGCGCTGCACATCCGCCGCGTGCGCAAACCCGACTGGCCAACGATCGTCGCGCTGTTCCGCTACGGCCGCTGGCAACTGCTGTTCAGCGGCGCGGGAATGATCGCGCAGACGCTCGACCGCGTGCTGATCGGTGCAATGCTCGGTGCGCGCTTCGTCGCGTACTACGTGACGCCGCAAAACCTCGTGACGCGACTGAACATCCTGCCCGGCGCGATGCTGCGCACGCTGTTTCCGCGCCTGTCCGCATCGACGCGCGAAGACGCCGACGAACTCGCACGCAACGCGCTTGCGCTGTTGAACGGCGTATTCACGCCGTGCGTGATCGTCGCGATGTTCGCACTGCAGCCGTTCCTGCATCTATGGCTCGGCGAGCACATGGCGACGATGTCGTCGCCGTTCGGACGCGTGCTGATCGTCGGCGTGTGGCTTGCCGGACAGTCGAGCATTCTCGGTATCCTGATCCAGGCGCAGTCGCATCCTGCGCAGGTCGCGCGCGTGAGCTGGGTGCTGCTGCCGTTTTTCGCGGGTGCGCTATGGCTCGCGATTCACCTGTTCGGCGTGATGGGCGCGGCGGTCGTCGTCGTAATCAAGTCGCTGTGCGACTACGCGGCGTTTTTGTATTTCGCGAAGCTGCATCTGCGGACGATCGCGGGCAATATGCTTGCGCATATCGCGTTTCTCGTTGTGGCGGTGGCGCTTGCCAGCGAGTTGACGCGGTTGCCTTCGATTATTGCTGCGGCATGGGTGCTGGTTGTCGCGAACCTCGCGTGGTCGCTGTATGAGTCGGCGATGCTGCGGGATTTGCTGCGACGGGTGTGGGGAAGGCTGGCGTTGCGGGCGGGGTGA
- a CDS encoding glycosyltransferase family 4 protein: protein MKIVHLANEVHNVGNGIVNMMVDLACTQAQAGHDVTVATSGGEFETLLERHGVRHVRLLQSRSIAKLPSMIAGFNRLLVQCDPDVVHAHMMTGALLARFCTLRRRYALITTVHNEFQRSASLMRYGDRVVAVSRAVAESMAKRGVPRERLTVVRNGTIGTPRFAGLPSASATSPELAHPAIVTVAGMYRRKGIQDLLRAFARLTGRFPDAMLYLVGDGPDRAEMEALAQELGVAARTRFTGFVANPRAHLVESDVFVLASHREPGGLVLCEAREAGCAIVATHVDGNPEMLDDGEAGLLVPPANPEALANAIELLLTDRAARAALVARARHGIGSFHVRYVCDAYLAIYEQALETMRPGRLRAVDVAADGVGR, encoded by the coding sequence ATGAAAATCGTCCACCTCGCCAATGAAGTGCACAACGTCGGCAACGGCATCGTCAACATGATGGTCGATCTCGCGTGCACGCAGGCCCAGGCCGGCCACGACGTGACGGTCGCCACGTCGGGCGGCGAATTCGAAACGCTGCTCGAGCGGCACGGCGTGCGTCACGTGCGGCTGCTGCAATCGCGCAGCATCGCGAAGCTGCCGTCGATGATCGCGGGCTTCAACCGGCTGCTTGTGCAGTGCGACCCCGACGTCGTGCACGCGCACATGATGACCGGCGCGCTGCTCGCGCGTTTCTGCACGCTGCGCCGTCGTTATGCATTGATCACGACGGTCCACAACGAGTTTCAGCGCAGCGCATCGTTGATGCGCTACGGCGATCGCGTGGTCGCGGTGAGTCGTGCGGTCGCCGAGTCGATGGCGAAACGCGGCGTGCCGCGCGAACGGCTCACGGTGGTGCGTAATGGGACGATCGGCACGCCGCGATTTGCGGGTCTGCCGTCGGCTTCGGCTACTTCGCCGGAGCTTGCGCATCCGGCTATCGTGACGGTCGCGGGCATGTATCGACGCAAGGGCATTCAGGATCTGCTGCGCGCGTTCGCGCGGCTCACTGGACGGTTTCCCGACGCGATGCTGTATCTCGTCGGCGATGGACCCGATCGCGCGGAAATGGAAGCGCTCGCACAGGAACTGGGTGTCGCGGCGCGCACGCGATTCACCGGCTTCGTCGCGAATCCGCGCGCACATCTGGTGGAGTCCGATGTGTTCGTGCTCGCGTCGCATCGCGAGCCGGGTGGTCTCGTGCTGTGCGAAGCACGCGAGGCGGGTTGTGCGATCGTCGCGACGCATGTCGACGGGAACCCCGAGATGCTCGACGATGGCGAAGCGGGTCTGCTCGTGCCGCCCGCGAACCCCGAAGCGCTCGCCAACGCGATCGAGTTGCTGCTGACCGATCGCGCGGCGCGTGCGGCGCTCGTCGCGCGGGCGCGGCACGGGATCGGCTCGTTTCACGTGCGCTATGTGTGCGATGCGTATCTGGCGATTTATGAGCAGGCGCTGGAGACGATGCGGCCGGGGAGGTTGCGGGCGGTGGATGTGGCTGCGGATGGGGTGGGGCGGTGA
- a CDS encoding glycosyltransferase family 4 protein, whose amino-acid sequence MNRTIDSLHIGMHWFAEKPGGLDRMFKALVDSLPAQGVNVRGMVAGSPGVLEASGGLVHPFAAPHERLATRLWQARARSRELKQARVPDVVATHFALYAAPTTGVFGGVPRVVHFQGPWADESGAEGRGALSRWMRRALERFVYRGGTRHIVLSHAFAEILHTQYGIDEARIRVVPGCVDVDRFDRGVTKRSAREQLGVSQDRPLLFCVRRLVSRMGIEDLIDAMFVVRRAVPDALLVIAGKGPLEAQLQARIDARGLEAHVQLAGFVPDDALPLWYTAADVTVVPTVSLEGFGLTTIESLASGTPVLVTPVGGLPEAVAPLSPDLVLPSGGFHALGGGIADALLGRRLLPSSAECRAYAREHFDHPVVAAQVAEVYREAIAAF is encoded by the coding sequence ATGAACCGTACGATCGATTCGCTGCATATCGGCATGCACTGGTTTGCCGAGAAGCCGGGTGGTCTCGACCGGATGTTCAAGGCGCTCGTCGATTCGCTGCCTGCGCAGGGCGTCAACGTACGCGGGATGGTTGCGGGCAGTCCCGGTGTGCTCGAAGCGTCGGGTGGTCTCGTGCATCCGTTCGCGGCACCGCACGAGCGGCTCGCCACACGACTCTGGCAGGCGCGTGCCCGCTCCCGCGAACTGAAGCAGGCGCGGGTGCCTGATGTCGTTGCGACGCATTTCGCGCTGTATGCGGCGCCGACCACGGGTGTGTTCGGCGGCGTGCCGCGCGTCGTGCATTTTCAGGGGCCGTGGGCCGACGAGTCCGGCGCGGAAGGACGCGGTGCGCTGTCGCGCTGGATGCGTCGCGCGCTCGAACGCTTCGTGTATCGCGGCGGCACACGGCACATCGTGCTGTCGCATGCGTTTGCGGAGATCCTGCATACACAGTACGGCATCGATGAAGCGCGGATTCGCGTCGTGCCCGGTTGCGTCGACGTCGATCGCTTCGATCGCGGCGTGACGAAGCGCAGCGCGCGCGAACAGCTCGGCGTCTCGCAGGACCGGCCGCTGCTGTTCTGCGTGCGTCGTCTCGTGTCGCGGATGGGGATCGAGGATCTGATCGACGCGATGTTCGTCGTGCGTCGCGCAGTGCCCGACGCGCTGCTCGTGATCGCCGGCAAGGGGCCGCTCGAAGCGCAGCTGCAGGCGCGCATCGACGCACGCGGTCTCGAAGCACACGTGCAGCTCGCGGGCTTCGTGCCCGACGATGCGCTGCCGTTGTGGTACACGGCCGCCGACGTCACCGTGGTGCCGACCGTGTCGCTCGAAGGCTTCGGCCTGACGACGATCGAATCGCTCGCGTCCGGCACACCGGTGCTCGTGACGCCGGTCGGCGGATTGCCTGAGGCCGTTGCGCCGCTGTCGCCGGATCTCGTGCTGCCGTCGGGCGGTTTTCATGCGCTGGGCGGCGGGATTGCCGATGCACTGCTTGGGCGACGTCTATTGCCTTCGTCCGCCGAGTGCCGCGCGTATGCGCGCGAGCATTTCGATCATCCTGTCGTCGCCGCGCAGGTCGCCGAGGTCTATCGCGAAGCGATAGCGGCTTTCTAG